One window of the Plasmodium vivax chromosome 2, whole genome shotgun sequence genome contains the following:
- a CDS encoding variable surface protein Vir9-related (encoded by transcript PVX_096935A), with amino-acid sequence MMEKSIVFIHCLIAYYTSIYYLYISIFKFNYVDEFTEFESKIKEVTNATQYEKNCGSFKRMKLQRYSVHDSFKDSCAKSLEYVKKLKLDKSSSIVPFCKYMHYWYYDMAKSNNGFPFYSSILLFFKEFENFNDCKLYMEDIDSKQYQKIADLVQMYDDFNDFKNESITKSNNECKHGDKYYTLYQKYVGGCKENHENPFCLKLIHFREYYNEHKKDVKYCTNKLQYLTPIISDLSSTILIPTAAISAMSFAFYISYKFTPLGAWLRPRLPGGKKKANKIYREMNEWKGTTELQGSQYKVPYQSS; translated from the exons ATGATGGAGAAATCAATAGTATTCATTCATTGTCTTATTGCGTATTATACttcaatatattatttatatatatcaatattcaag tTTAATTACGTTGACGAGTTCACCGAATTTGAATCTAAAATAAAGGAAGTTACAAATGCTACTcagtatgaaaaaaattgcggaAGTTTCAAACGAATGAAGTTACAAAGGTATAGTGTTCATGATTCATTCAAAGACTCTTGTGCAAAATCATTggaatatgtaaaaaaattgaaactgGATAAATCATCGAGTATAgttccattttgtaaatatatgcattacTGGTACTATGATATGGCAAAATCAAACAAtggttttccattttattcatcaatattactatttttcaAAGAATTTGAGAATTTTAATGATTGCAAATTATATATGGAAGATATTGACAGCAAACaatatcaaaaaattgcagatCTCGTTCAGATGTATGATGATTTTAATgactttaaaaatgaatctATAACGAAAAGCAATAATGAATGTAAACATGgtgataaatattatacttTATATCAAAAATATGTAGGGGGGTGTAAGGAGAATCATGaaaatccattttgtttgaaattaattcatttcAGAGAATATTATAATGAGCATAAAAAAGATGTTAAATACTGTACGAATAAGCTTCAGTACTTAACTCCAATAATAAGTGATTTATCATCTACCATTTTAATACCAACTGCTGCAATATCAGCAATgtcttttgctttttatatttcttacaAG TTTACCCCCTTGGGAGCATGGTTACGTCCTAGATTACCAGGTGGCAAAAAGAAAgcgaataaaatatatcgaGAAATGAATGAGTGGAAAGGTACTACGGAACTGCAGGGAAGTCAATACAAAGTACCATACCAATCTTCATGA